One Peromyscus leucopus breed LL Stock chromosome 4, UCI_PerLeu_2.1, whole genome shotgun sequence genomic region harbors:
- the Adrm1 gene encoding proteasomal ubiquitin receptor ADRM1 isoform X1 yields MTTSGALFPSLVPGSRGSSTKYLVEFRAGKMSLKGTTVTPDKRKGLVYIQQTDDSLIHFCWKDRTSGTVEDDLIIFPDDCEFKRVPQCPSGRVYVLKFKAGSKRLFFWMQEPKTDQDEEHCRKVNECLNNPPMPGALGASGSGGHELSALGGEGGLQSLLGNMSHSQLMQLIGPAGLGGLGGLGALTGPGLASLLGSSGPPASSSSSSSRSQSAAVTPSSTTSSARATPAPSAPAAASTTSPSPAPSSGNGTSTAASPTQPIQLSDLQSILATMNVPAGPGGSQQVDLASVLTPEIMAPILANADVQERLLPYLPSGESLPQTADEIQNTLTSPQFQQALGMFSAALASGQLGPLMCQFGLPAEAVEAANKGDVEAFAKAMQNNAKSEPKEGDAKDKKDEEEDMSLD; encoded by the exons ATGACGACTTCAGGCGCCCTGTTCCCAAGCTTGGTGCCCGGTTCTCGGGGATCCTCTACCAAGTATCTGGTGGAGTTCCGGGCAGGAAAAATGTCATTAAAAGGAACTACGGTCACCCCAGATAAACGGAAAGGGCTCGTGTACATTCAGCAGACGGACGACTCCCTCATTCACTTCTGTTGGAAAGACAGGACCTCTGGGACCGTGGAGGAT GACTTGATTATCTTTCCCGATGACTGTGAGTTCAAGCGGGTGCCTCAGTGCCCCAGCGGGAGGGTCTACGTGCTCAAGTTCAAGGCAGGGTCCAAGAGGCTCTTCTTTTGGATGCAG GAGCCCAAGACTGACCAAGATGAGGAGCATTGCCGGAAAGTCAATGAGTGTCTGAACAACCCCCCCATGCCTGGAGCACTGGGAGCAAGTGGGAGTGGTGGCCATGAGCTCTCAGCACTGGGCG GTGAGGGTGGCCTGCAGAGCCTGTTGGGGAACATGAGTcatagccagctcatgcagctCATCGGACCAGCCGGCCTTGGAGGACTGG GTGGACTTGGAGCCCTCACCGGACCAGGCCTGGCCAGCTTGCTGGGGAGCAGTGGGCCTCCGGCAAGCAGCTCTTCATCCAG CTCCCGGAGCCAGTCGGCAGCCGTCACCCCATCCTCCACCACCTCTTCCGCTCGCGCCACCCCAGCCCCTTCTGCCCCAGCAGCTGCCTCGACCACCAGCCCAAGTCCCGCACCCAGCTCAGGTAATGGAACCAGCACAGCAGCCAGCCCGACCCAACCCATCCAGCTGAGCGACCTCCAGAGCATTCTGGCCACTATGAATGTGCCGGCAGGGCCAGGAGGCAGCCAGCAAG TGGATCTGGCCAGTGTGCTGACACCAGAGATCATGGCTCCCATCCTCGCTAATGCAGACGTTCAGGAGCGCTTGTTGCCCTACCTGCCCTCTGGGGAGTCTCTGCCCCAGACGGCAGATGAGATCCAGAACACATTGACCTCGCCCCAGTTCCAGCAG GCCCTGGGCATGTTCAGTGCAGCCTTGGCCTCGGGACAGCTCGGCCCCCTCATGTGCCAGTTTGGCCTtcctgcagaggctgtggaggccGCCAACAAAGGTG ATGTGGAAGCATTTGCCAAAGCCATGCAGAATAATGCCAAATCGGAGCCGAAGGAGGGCGACGCAAAAGACAAGAAAGACGAAGAGGAGGATATGAGTCTAGATTAA
- the Adrm1 gene encoding proteasomal ubiquitin receptor ADRM1 isoform X2 encodes MTTSGALFPSLVPGSRGSSTKYLVEFRAGKMSLKGTTVTPDKRKGLVYIQQTDDSLIHFCWKDRTSGTVEDDLIIFPDDCEFKRVPQCPSGRVYVLKFKAGSKRLFFWMQEPKTDQDEEHCRKVNECLNNPPMPGALGASGSGGHELSALGGEGGLQSLLGNMSHSQLMQLIGPAGLGGLGGLGALTGPGLASLLGSSGPPASSSSSSSRSQSAAVTPSSTTSSARATPAPSAPAAASTTSPSPAPSSVDLASVLTPEIMAPILANADVQERLLPYLPSGESLPQTADEIQNTLTSPQFQQALGMFSAALASGQLGPLMCQFGLPAEAVEAANKGDVEAFAKAMQNNAKSEPKEGDAKDKKDEEEDMSLD; translated from the exons ATGACGACTTCAGGCGCCCTGTTCCCAAGCTTGGTGCCCGGTTCTCGGGGATCCTCTACCAAGTATCTGGTGGAGTTCCGGGCAGGAAAAATGTCATTAAAAGGAACTACGGTCACCCCAGATAAACGGAAAGGGCTCGTGTACATTCAGCAGACGGACGACTCCCTCATTCACTTCTGTTGGAAAGACAGGACCTCTGGGACCGTGGAGGAT GACTTGATTATCTTTCCCGATGACTGTGAGTTCAAGCGGGTGCCTCAGTGCCCCAGCGGGAGGGTCTACGTGCTCAAGTTCAAGGCAGGGTCCAAGAGGCTCTTCTTTTGGATGCAG GAGCCCAAGACTGACCAAGATGAGGAGCATTGCCGGAAAGTCAATGAGTGTCTGAACAACCCCCCCATGCCTGGAGCACTGGGAGCAAGTGGGAGTGGTGGCCATGAGCTCTCAGCACTGGGCG GTGAGGGTGGCCTGCAGAGCCTGTTGGGGAACATGAGTcatagccagctcatgcagctCATCGGACCAGCCGGCCTTGGAGGACTGG GTGGACTTGGAGCCCTCACCGGACCAGGCCTGGCCAGCTTGCTGGGGAGCAGTGGGCCTCCGGCAAGCAGCTCTTCATCCAG CTCCCGGAGCCAGTCGGCAGCCGTCACCCCATCCTCCACCACCTCTTCCGCTCGCGCCACCCCAGCCCCTTCTGCCCCAGCAGCTGCCTCGACCACCAGCCCAAGTCCCGCACCCAGCTCAG TGGATCTGGCCAGTGTGCTGACACCAGAGATCATGGCTCCCATCCTCGCTAATGCAGACGTTCAGGAGCGCTTGTTGCCCTACCTGCCCTCTGGGGAGTCTCTGCCCCAGACGGCAGATGAGATCCAGAACACATTGACCTCGCCCCAGTTCCAGCAG GCCCTGGGCATGTTCAGTGCAGCCTTGGCCTCGGGACAGCTCGGCCCCCTCATGTGCCAGTTTGGCCTtcctgcagaggctgtggaggccGCCAACAAAGGTG ATGTGGAAGCATTTGCCAAAGCCATGCAGAATAATGCCAAATCGGAGCCGAAGGAGGGCGACGCAAAAGACAAGAAAGACGAAGAGGAGGATATGAGTCTAGATTAA